The Vitis vinifera cultivar Pinot Noir 40024 chromosome 7, ASM3070453v1 genomic interval GGATGCTAAGACTTAATTCTATCTTAACTGGTGTGGCATATATTGTAGGGCCACACCATTCTAAACTTTCACACTGATAACTGCACAAAAGCAGCAGCAACAACAATGGTGAAGAAGGTATGCACCAAGGGGTCATTCCAGAACCAGCTCCATATGGCGATTGAGATCCCTCAGATAGCTAGTAGGGGTATAGTCTGCCAAGTCAGAGTCATCTAAAATGAGGGCTCTCCCCACATTGGACTTCTGCTTTGGTTCTGGTGATTTGCCCTCTCCCCTCAGTAGCTGCACAACCTACATACTCCAAAATTCACCTCTGCTATCAATCTTGTGCCATTACAATGGAGATTTTAATGAACTGAGGAATGGAGGGAGGAGATAAGAACTTCATACCCGGTTCATTTCTGGACGCATGGAGGATGAGTGATGAATGCACATTGAGGCTGTCAGCATGGCTCGCTTCATTTCTCCAAGATCATAGCAATCTCCCAACCGAGAATCTGCTAGTTCTTTAACATCATTTGCATCCAGCAGTGGCTTTGCCTGTACGCATAAAGGTGTGAACATAAACTCTGCAAATTAACATAACATGCAGAGATCAAATGCAAATTTTATGAGAGTTCACTTTAGTTTAACTATACCCAAATCACCAGGCTCTGTCGAGATGAATCAACTGCATGACGACCTGTTATGAGCTCTAATAATAAAACCCCAAATGCAAAAACATCAGTCTTTTCATCAACAATCCCATGCATAAAATACTCCGGGGCCAAATACCTGAAATCCAGTCCAAGATAAGCCCCAAATATTAAGAACACATGAAAGTggaaaaaaaagtacaaaacaGAGCATTGAAGCTGCACTGCAATTACCCGAATGTGCCTTCAATAGGGAAGACAACATGGTGAGCCCATTTGTCTGGAAGCCACTTCGCTAGTCCAAAATCAGAAATCTGCAAGGCATAAATGAAGTCACAAACTTGTGATTGTTCCAAACAAGAAACAATACATGAAAGTCAGAAATACCTGAGGTTGGTAATCTTGGGTGAGTAATATGTTAGAAGCTTTGATGTCTCTGTGAATTATGCGCCTGTGGCAGCCTTGGTGGAGATACTGCAATCCTTCTGCTACCCCTACAGCCACCTTAAACCTTATCTTCCATTCTAGACTTTCTGTTGTACCTGAAATACTCAATGTCTCCTTATCAGTAAAAGAAATATGTGATTAATGTCCATTACTAGAAAGTGAGAAAGCATTTTCCAACAAGAAGGTCCTGCCGCTTTATGGATAGTAGGAGGAGGCACCCTTACTGCTGCTGAGCAgcaaaaattcattttccaaGGGGTCTGTCGGATGTTTATAGTGACTAAAGCAAAGAAATCTCTAATAAAATctaaagaaggaaataaaaaatgtaaggaGAGATACATCACCGTGGAGAACAGATGCAAGACTCCCTTGAGGAGAGAATTGGAGGACAAGGTGCAAACCACCATCAACACCAAACCCAATCAATCGAGCAGCATTTGGGTGGTCAATATGTGCAATAATTCCAAGCTCTGACAAGAAATCTCCGGTTCTCTCCTCATCTTCCTTCTCTTTCTTCATTAGCTTCTTGACTGCAACAAGTTGACCATCAGATAAGCACCCTCTGTATACTTCTGCATGCCCCCCTTTCCCAATCAAATTCTCTGTCGAAGTCAGATACATGCACGGGTAAGTCTACAACTTTGTATATTAATCCAAAAAAGATGCAAAAGATTTGGTTAAGCTTGAAATTTGAAGTTATTCAATCcaatatatacaattttttcaaaacccgCTGGTTTCACATTAACTATTACCATTATACATGTAGTTGATGAACTGCCACAGAAGTAACTTATCAATGATCATCCTTAAAGTTCACTTGCAACCCATTGACCAGAAGTAGCAAGTGATTTGAAAATTGGTAACCACTCATTTTTAGTTGGTCCTTGTGGAATTCCACAGGGTGAACTAGTCAACTTGGACTTTGAGGACTCAAAAATAAATTCTGAAAAACACCAGAAAAAATTGCCCAAAATTCACCATTAATGTACTCTCCTGGAATCTGCTTACACTGGCATGTGCCAGACAATTATATAGATGGGAGAGGACACTTTTTGGGGGACATGTTCATCTCTATCATCAATTAACCAGACCCACCCCACCCAACCCAAACCAATTCAACCAAAGACGCCTGCACCCTTTGGGAAGTTAAATGTAAGAATCAAGTAAGCAGTGAAGTCCCCCTATCACTTTCCTAAATCCTAACCCTTCAATCCTGTGTCAAAACTTCCTCCTCTAAAGAAACGTTATTCATTTGGTATGGAATAGAGGCTGCTTTTGACCGCTTACGTGAAGTTGATGTCCCCATCCATAGATGGGATGATTAATGGCATTAATAAAGGCATACAATGCCCCATCTATTATTCAGAGTCTTACCCCCATGAATATAAATCAAACTTAGCAAATTGGAAATTGCCAACACTATCTGCCGTCCAAGTCGACACATTATAGGACTTATGCATCTATGGGCCCTTTCATGGACTTTTCCACTGCAGCCAAGCAGccaacaaaaatatttacttgGACACCATAGACAAGTTTTGAATTACGAAGGTCAAGTGTATAAAGAATAGACTATCTTGCTAAACTGATTTGAGcttatgaattttgaaaatgttgagaattatttcattattaaatccattaaataaataaataagcaattGAAAAGGAATCTGAAAAGGAGAACTAAAATTTAAGAACACGGCGGCTTCACCTTTTGGAAagtattgtaaaaataataattttagaaattaggaaacaattattttaatcataaaagaaagtttattttgatttgaaaaaataaactattcttttcaaaattcacTTGTATCCCCTTCCATACAGTCTTAAATCTGTAAGATTGcaatacatatatatacttgccataaaatgaaaaagggaGAAAGGGTTATCCTCACCGGAGCTAAAATTATCAGTAGCAGCGGCGAGCTCGGCGTAATCGAAGCTCCGCCATGATGGCTTTGGCACCGGCATACCTTCAACAGAAATTGGATCTTCAGCACTGCGAATTCGAGCCAATTTCCTTCGTAAACTTATCCTTGAGAGTTCGTGACCAGCCAGCGACGGGATCGTAGAGAATCTTCTGACTGACTTCTTCTTCAGAGCACCAAACAAACTCTTCCAGTGTGATCGATGGGTCTCGCGTACCAGCTCTTGATGAACTGTCGATTTGTCGTTGGAAGAAGAGCTGCAACTGCTGCAGGTACTGTGATCAGAGTCCCCACCCAACACTGGGATCTCCAATACCCCTCTTGGGGAGTTCTGATCATCGCTGCTATCCTGTTTCTTTGAACCATCTTGTGGTCTTATTTCTggtttttctttggtttctccGATTTCTTCagtcccaaaaagaaaaaaagagaaaaaggaaaaacacccACACACAAAATCAGTTCGAGCCGCTCTGTTTTTAGACTTAAGAAAGCTtacaaaaagggaaaataaggaaaaattctaaatattggGTTTCATAATCATCATTGTCAAGACGTCAGAAAACAAAAATCCCAAGCAGCTACTGGGATCAATATAggtgaatttttaaattattccaaacCCAAACACTGCAAGCAGCAATATTCCAAATTTTGTTGTCTGTctcttttccaaaattttcctgGAAACCAAACAGGGGTTCAAGTTAACTCAAATTTgtataataaagaaatataaactgACCTTCCACAGGGATGATTTGGGCTTCCTCCGAGTCCCCCATTTGGGAGGTTTTTAAATTGAACTCCCAGATAAGAGAATAAAAGCTACAAAATCAAACACAAAACATCTTCTGCGACCTTGCGAAGGAAAAGGAATCTCGAGAGATTGAAGGAGAAGAGACTGGAGGGAATGGGTATACTTAAAAATGGTATTTCTTCAGAGATGGATATTCTCAACGGAGCAGAGGAAGCGAAATTAAACCATCGCTGAGATGATTGGAATATATGCTATATTTATACACCTCCATCAACATCCAACGCTACACCAATTACGCCCTCCAATCTCAGCCGTCCATTTTGATTTCTCGATTACTGGCGTGACTAACGGTACTGTATCAAGGCTTTTAACTAACCAACCAACCCACCGTTCTCCTcctaaaaaccaaaataaaaactcCTATTTCATAAGGTCATTTTTGGAACTCCACAAAATTTTGAGTTCTGACTCTTTTGATAAACTGTTTTCtggaaacaaaaacaaatggcCTCGAACTTCTCCTCTGTCGCATTAAGTTGTACGGTATAtagtttataaattatttatttgtttataaattatatatattttaatataattaaaaggttaaaaaataatatgaaaatttcttattcacttccaaaattttagaaaaacaattaaaatgtttttaaggaagtatttggaaagtgtttttaaaaaaaaacgcttcaaaaattttcaaatattctttaaatATCACCCTTTTTTCGTTTTTCACTACTTTTTTATCATTTCACtgccttcaatttttttgtgaaaatttctcACCAACGAATATCTCcatgaaataattttgaatttttttacaatTCCATCGAAATCATTACAAACTTATCATGTAATAAATTCAGTGacattaatttctaattttttttatgtattagcACGGTTTCTATTTTCATAAtcgtaaaaataattttttgacctttttttttacaatataaatgtttatatatatatttgtaataaaaccctttggtttattataatttttttttagttagtaattttattaatattaaaagcattttttttttaatttttatgacatattgttaaaaatatttaatagaatcacttttttaaattctcattCATAGAAATGTTgtagaaaaaacacttttagtaaAAACATCTCTACAAGAAGAATAACTcatttgataataaatttaacaagtatttttaatatttttaatacttaaaaaataaaaaaataaaaaatattaaaaacactttcaaatatcactatcaaacacacttgaACTACTAAATAAGTATATAATAACCCTTATTTCAACAAGCATCTTTTCAcgaaatatttcttcaaatctTGTTggaataatttcttattttttgctttaattaaaattgatctttatttttaaataacaatattggtattgtaaaatattattaatcataaaacaatttcttacataaatcaaaatattgtttttataatatacaAACATAGAAGCTATtactatggaaaaaaaaaagggctctTGATTTATCTCCAAATATACCTTATTATTCAAATTCAcatcttataaattttttttctcatgaattaaaatatttataagattttttttaatggctttcttaataataaaatttatttttacaaaaaaattaaaaaatatattaaatattcttCTATAAAAGAAACCATTACCAAATATGAATTCGATATTGGGTGATGGGGTGGTCTTTTaattccttgaaaaaaaatctatgtttcaaatttcaaatacgTAATGTATTTTGCTTTTCCTTCTCTCGTCTCGTTTATTACGTGTGGATTGGTgatcatattaaataattttcacatgGGAGAAGAAAACCAATCACTCTTGAGATTAATATATCTCAACCACAAAGCATGGGACACATCAccaataaaaacattattattacttGGCTTTAGCTGAGCTGGATATCATTAATTACTGTAACATGTAGATTATCGACTAGGTAACCGATGAAGAGGGTAATTACCAAATCTAGTATGACTGATCTTTCAATAGACTATGACCCATAGGCTACAACTTGACATTCCGTGGCATCTCAAGCCGAGTAGCTCCTGTGAATGCGGTGAAGTGACCAACTCCTATATCCTAATGCTGCCATGCCCCCATTGACTAGACACGCTACGGCACGTTTACCAAAAAGCTACCAGGCGGGGGTTTCTTGTATGTGGATTTTTCGTGGGGGAGAGACTGAAAACGAATTTAAGAAAAGCGATTGATGATTGGGCGATGACAGGATGGCACTGACCGCAACTTTACTACACTCATCTACTCGGTGAACCTCAGCACATGGAGGCTTCACCAATTTTGCTAGGCCACGCAATGAACCCAGAATCAAAGTTCTAATCTCACgcaatgaaattgaaattcattagatatttttttgtgGAGGAGAGGGGGTATTGACTATTGAGTTAGTTAATCTTCGGTCAGCAAAAAAATGGGAGGAATATAATATAAGGACTGAAAATGGAAGTGGGGAGGAGAAGATTATCTGTTAGGTGGGTGAACCAAACCAGTTAAAGTGacataaagtatttttttaaagaccCACGATCCCAAAAGCTAAACCCACCAACCTCACCCAAGTCACGTCAGTTAGAGAAGTATGTTTAACTGAAACTCTGTGACGTACCCAGTCAAAAATGATGAAGACATTTCAATGGGTTTCTGAGGCTTTCTTGACGGAATCAACGGCCTAATGCAACAGTTTCATTTTCTAATGTTAAGTTAAGGGGCACCCCTTATCTTCTTGAGATGACCAAAAGTGAAATGGACCTTTTAACAAAACAGGATTATGTAATCCAGAGAGAGACTAGTACAATCTAGGTCGGAGCCGGATTTGGTGCTCCCAATTTAAGGTGGGGCACCAACCGAAAAGTGGGTTAGCTGGAGAAAGTCCTAAAAAAATGTCGATGGATCAGTTGTCTCACCACCTGATTGATCTTCCTTTGGTACAGGAATACAATATTGTAACATGGTTAAGGATGATTCCAAACCTTGGTACAGGAATCGTCCTTGAGAATCTAATTTGAAGCCTACCTTCCTAATTTTTGTGGCAATCAAAGTCAACATTCAATGCAAATATGCCATGGAAGGTCATACCATGTGGCTCCACTAGTATTGAGATTTTCCTCCTCTTTCGTTCTCATGTTAAAATCTAGAGATGTAAATAAGGTTAATTTGACCggttttaagtaaaaaaaatgaattaaatctcagtttatatgtgataaaaattaaataaaactaaagtggtgtttatttttttgtgtaattctaaataaaaacttaatgtttaatagtgttttgtagtattttatttatattaagtattaaaaagtaaagaaaaatcaatatgttattttttctatttagaaaaaattaaatattttgactttttctattcaataaaaagtttataataagttatgaaaaaatagaaaaacaaacaaacttaaattctaaaaacaaattattttcaataaaaaaccaaaaaaacaaacacactctaagccttataaaatcattttgatttgattttcatGAATCAGTTTTGAATTAATGTTTTTACTCAATGTTTATAGTAACACTTTTTGTGCGCCCAAACCATCATTTTTACTCATTCTACTTAcaatatataatatttcattatttctatTATTGCTTGCAAAATGCCAAAATAtatgcaaaattattgaaaacattaataatattattatttaaatatacatatatatatatatatataagataaaacatattttgctttgttttcataaaataattttcaaaaccaagATTGTagggaaaaatacaaaaaacaatctttgaaaattttcatttagaaGTTtgtttgataagataaattcaatagtttttgttaaaaaaaaaaaaggaattttctaaatttgtttaattatataaatcaaatagttttgaaaataatggaaacataaaatttgtttaattatttcccataattagtttcaatttttaatattttgttatttttaatttgtttaaattgTAACACGTGCAAAATTAGACGCATTTTTGtataaatctaaattaaaattaatttttaatcatatttaatttcttcaaatttgtTATCAACATACattataaatcttttttttttcttgcttttggGGATTGAAGacataaatatgaatttattgttctccaaaaataacatgttttatTGAAGCACTTTGCCATAAtaacacaaaataaatgaatatttaaaaatgtttttgttttttttgggagaaaagAAGTTGCTTATAGAGATGGAACCAAAAGTATTGTGAATTTGctctaataataattattattattataaatagcCACAAGGTTACGTCAAAGGATACATCCATATCAACAACTCAATCCAAGTCTTGTGACATAGAACTCAAATAAAAGTCATGATAATGGGAGTTTATGATATTGTCATTATCAAAAGTACTAACGGACTTTTTCTTATCTTTATTGTGTAcgtcttcatttttttttttgggggggttttatttttttttattaattttgcatttttcttatgtgttcatgttttcaatttctttgttttacttgaattttaactattttacCATCATTAAAAAActtcatattttgaaaaataatagttCCTTTTATATGCTCGATATGTAGCCCTAGTTAACAAAGGTTATGTGTTGATTCTCATTATGTACGAGAATATAAATTCAATCACTAAAGTAGTCATGACCCAATGGTACCatcttatttgaaaaatcacGTATTTTTAGAAGTCTCACAAATTGAATATCTTTGTTCAAATTTTGTACATTATAAACTGTTaatatgaattatatatattgcaaagttctcatatttaattctttgaaaataattattttgtatgaTAACACTCTTTAATATGCTTTAATTTAAGAAAGTTATCGTTAATATTTTATTGCTTGTTTGACCTTGAAGCCTTCATTAAGGCATTTAGTTCAAATTTGGATTATcaattatgttttaattataacTTCAATAATATCACTTAATCATTTGAAAGTTATTCAATTTCTATCCTTGAAAATTTGCTTTAATATTATAAGTTCGAAAATGACAATAGTCCATTAACTAAGCTTTGCATCAAAGTTTATTACTCTAAAATTGATATCCTTTTTCTACTTCAAGTTTACAAGTTTCTTAATTAAGAATGGTTTATTGTTGATAGTAAGATTGTAAATaggccttttttatttttttaattattgattatAAGATTATAagatttaaataagtttgaatttGACTTGAGATTAACTTATTTTTAGCTCATTTCGTTTTCAACTAATTAGATAAATAAGTCAATCTTGAATAATAAGTTAAGCTTGTTTAAAATACCAATTGAGTTTGGTATTGACAAATTAGGTTTGAAAAACTTATGAATACATGGAATTTAATCAAGATAGGGTTTGAGTTTTATTAAATACCAATTAGTCTAAATTTGACTTCTTACACTAACGATGAATCAATTCATTTATTAACTTATTAAGTACTTTAATTTTTGCATAAGTATTTAATCTCGAAATCATGAACCAAGAGAAGAAATTGATAAAAGATAAATTGTGATACAAGTAAACCTTGATAAACCAATGTAccataaattaataactttgtttaaataataaaattttcttatgctAATTCAAACAAGTGCATTGAATTAATAACCTcattaaatatataagataataatgtttttagaaatcCTTAAAGGCTCAAGGAAATATTGATTAATAATTAGCAAAGTATCTATGTAGAACTTCATAAGATAGTGTTAAATAACCTTTtataacttatatttttttttttcaattcactCATTCTCGAAATCATCGCatacttaaaagtgtttttatttattttttatttttttaatttttttaaggg includes:
- the LOC100855257 gene encoding receptor-like cytosolic serine/threonine-protein kinase RBK1; protein product: MGDSEEAQIIPVEEIGETKEKPEIRPQDGSKKQDSSDDQNSPRGVLEIPVLGGDSDHSTCSSCSSSSNDKSTVHQELVRETHRSHWKSLFGALKKKSVRRFSTIPSLAGHELSRISLRRKLARIRSAEDPISVEGMPVPKPSWRSFDYAELAAATDNFSSENLIGKGGHAEVYRGCLSDGQLVAVKKLMKKEKEDEERTGDFLSELGIIAHIDHPNAARLIGFGVDGGLHLVLQFSPQGSLASVLHGTTESLEWKIRFKVAVGVAEGLQYLHQGCHRRIIHRDIKASNILLTQDYQPQISDFGLAKWLPDKWAHHVVFPIEGTFGYLAPEYFMHGIVDEKTDVFAFGVLLLELITGRHAVDSSRQSLVIWAKPLLDANDVKELADSRLGDCYDLGEMKRAMLTASMCIHHSSSMRPEMNRVVQLLRGEGKSPEPKQKSNVGRALILDDSDLADYTPTSYLRDLNRHMELVLE